The Naumovozyma dairenensis CBS 421 chromosome 1, complete genome genome includes a region encoding these proteins:
- the BPH1 gene encoding Bph1p (similar to Saccharomyces cerevisiae BPH1 (YCR032W); ancestral locus Anc_1.144), whose protein sequence is MLEKNEEDELIPLLDQLLVLTPDDSIAMGSLPQREHIMQILMNFCPIQDTIPVSDRSKSNYQDCDVADYVNLELNHRFQLSCTDNIFQISDDTLWLELLNNKWNSKKYIIALQIIIALTRNSLIDKQLLGKIPNFKSNLYNRLLTDPSEGTDFNILDKLSELYSVVLSVDCVSQDILNLYTHVHNNFLRSTLESLATQITDPLCDTYLQFSDSYITLPKYPRLMENLSLQFSISFDNIVSNRFMSLNKNIHLEIHGGQFSISNNNFILVLFDDFELIPYTLYSITLVMENREMVLYIDGDFINKISIFEHINSNKSGISIDLGSNISSFRLYRCCVWNLSLNAECIKILYLKSYIPDIISVNNHSLSKLVSAALLESIYQSLASPDVKYSTFLRRINVLNSQNLIINFTATDQVLKEEKNTKDIETTKKIQNYTLLDNDPDNDDIFGSNKIYYYKSSALVSMFISVNSIRLILCEFKKCADLKTLFALITHLFTLLQHPQLEKWFNEEFGFPVLAHSLITEVIQRLEEPLSIEFTNLFMTQCGINLDDPTDSILKNEIIWVNLVFNIHLWYFTSTEKKQIHPSVEIIRFIFFQVINLLETSKYKSYNLKILRKMEFIQKLSYQQHSIAGKSPNELIELKPDVTNVYLSLLKDNINKRDIQWYLNFAYYELKCKHVQTVDTVLLALDKTFENIMCENETNNLLIFVNSVSFKFLTMTLEEFATQSADPTLLLSIILKYLLVNKSLLNGSNGDTTANQLLAIFRKIDLIYCEKIVYLFYQYSLGNFKTSQSDLLLSGFMKESARDDKEIKANKLICISIRLLEWAVLNDVSTTFQIGLENFVFVMMKEVSALEKVDCNRPFFDPQTSNIPHYLLDLLLTMSKPQNSNIYEKGTLKIREILQNIIMHNLSNLDNASFEKSIQTLLNLGNQSHYLSIQFYNKKNNYFDLSIIKLIIPLVFDQFVNIGEVFPSILEERPYLLPNLLTLFDLVGHYMKITRMDGHFLLACHECIMQCLETIFTGTKQRIRNVSKPPFVALGKNHFFFIMYAVLKKQINWDTETSSLFYRSFLLYQQLLFTPSNNIFDENELSFLLIFLGSQLQQSPSNSLLISVIRTLLVHRRNSIKNIAKFLDLSNESAIQVLLNKCISLNDSEMISLLKKDSLSLFDRDQQERLLVFILKEINNCEEIKSLDDQHLFKQLYAMKQGSDELNYKDSLQLLELFHKDTEPFTNKILRFYVKWVSNISADMEEDSIVNIDKLGHIHFQLDQFLKVQNMYSSHSEWVLDNAEDINRSRRRLLPLYSPGERDIVKVEKKASSDLKNQTTRTSRSFSDAGSYDLLLDMDLTDPEFQDNMDENRNILKLLNETDSIKQIWNCCQVIGLDIQEGILIMGHFYVYFVSGYYFSKSKQKILKLVEAHDVNAKLISSSSNPNQDIPKVREVHVWNLFQMTFVIKKPFLLRDVAIEVLFENRVSCFFSFNDCASRNSVYHAFERLPKNHNIDPVFLNVLSVLKSNSSTIGSRNGISKLSLTKKFVNAIASSSDLVDGLHVTRMWQNGELSNFYYLNILNTLAGRSFNDLTQYPVFPWVIADYTSENLDLSNPKSYRDLSKPMGAQTERRRNEFIERYEALHSLNDPQSPPFHYGTHYSSAMIVSSFLIRLKPFIDSFLLLQDGKINHPDRLFNSVERAWSSSSAENTTDVRELIPEFFFLPELFININNFDFGKDHNKSKVNNVALPPWANNDPKVFIRKNREALESSYVSENLHKWIDLIFGFKQKGERAIEAVNVFNRLSYPGSVNLENIDDENERRAVVGIIHNFGQTPLQLFEEPHPPRSFTDIHHIDQKCWDEVPDVATKITGKAWGDPTGDNHSIQYINYRRSQHTKKLYCDGFPFLNFQYLDESTRFHIKLGSLLSLEINEVIFTNVHETEITSFLFISTELFSTGDSSGLIKIWKLDKFKQLKHLGNLYGHLSEIKEMHSYDNQNSLLSLDTSGTVILWDLMDHQPIRILTKNGLHISTSNNQGIIGIVDFTNNLKLFNLNGLSYDIKFKANGMITSLAFASFESLVTMTQNHMYWKEEAIILLGMSAGEVEIYELECFESVWKLKFLRRLHSGEKIPITCINSYIYKENKVSVHVSKKSTIKLNIAAGDCKGNLYTW, encoded by the coding sequence ATGctagaaaaaaatgaagagGACGAATTAATTCCCCTCTTAGATCAGCTTTTAGTGTTGACACCAGATGATTCCATAGCAATGGGTTCACTCCCCCAACGGGAACATATTATGcaaattttaatgaatttttgtCCAATTCAGGATACTATACCTGTCTCAGATAGAAGTAAATCAAACTATCAGGACTGTGATGTTGCCGATTATGTTAATCTAGAGCTCAACCATAGATTCCAACTTTCTTGTACCgacaatatttttcagataTCTGATGATACCCTTTGGCTAGagttattaaataataaatggaactccaaaaaatatatcatagCCCttcaaatcatcattgCGTTGACAAGAAATTCACTTATAGACAAACAATTACTCGGAAAAATTCCAAACTTTAAATCTAATTTATACAACAGATTATTAACGGATCCAAGTGAGGGGACCGACTTTAATATTCTCGATAAATTATCAGAGTTATATTCGGTTGTGCTTTCAGTTGACTGTGTCTCCCAAGATATTCTCAATCTATATACACACGTTCATAACAACTTCCTACGAAGTACCCTGGAATCCCTTGCAACCCAAATTACAGATCCACTATGCGATACATATCTTCAGTTCAGTGATTCCTATATAACACTACCTAAATATCCTCGACTGATGGAAAATTTATCGTTGCAGTTTAGCATCTCTTTTGATAACATTGTTTCAAACCGATTTATGTCATTGAATAAGAATATTCATTTAGAGATTCACGGTGGCcaattttccatttccaaTAACAACTTTATCTTGGTGTTgtttgatgattttgagCTTATTCCGTATACCCTCTATTCAATTACCCTAGTTATGGAAAATAGAGAAATGGTACTTTATATCGACGGCGACtttatcaataaaatttctATTTTTGAACATATCAACAGCAATAAATCCGGTATTAGTATTGACTTAGGTTCCaatatatcttcttttaGACTTTACAGATGTTGCGTTTGGAATTTATCCTTAAACGCAGAATgcattaaaatattataccTCAAGAGCTACATACCGGATATAATTTCAGTTAATAACCATAGTTTATCTAAGTTGGTATCGGCTGCATTATTAGAAAGCATATACCAAAGCTTAGCCTCTCCAGATGTCAAATATAGTACATTCTTAAGAAGAATAAACGTATTAAATTCACAAAACTTGATCATCAACTTTACTGCTACGGATCAGGTCCtgaaggaagaaaaaaataccaaAGACATTGAAACTacgaaaaaaattcaaaactaCACCTTACTTGATAATGATccagataatgatgatatatttggatccaataaaatttattattataaatcTTCAGCATTGGTGTCGATGTTCATTTCAGTTAATAGTATACGGCTCATCCTATgtgaatttaaaaaatgtgCTGATCTTAAAACATTATTCGCATTGATAACTCATTTATTTACTCTTTTACAACATCCTCAGTTAGAAAAATGgtttaatgaagaatttggtTTTCCTGTATTGGCCCATTCTCTAATTACTGAAGTAATACAAAGACTAGAAGAACCattatcaattgaattcaCTAACTTATTTATGACACAATGTGGTATAAACTTGGACGATCCAACAGattcaattttgaaaaatgaaataatatgGGTAAATCTCGTATTTAACATTCATCTATGGTATTTTACCAGCactgaaaagaaacaaattcaTCCAAGTGTTGAAATTATAcgattcatttttttccaagTTATCAATTTATTAGAAACATCCAAATATAAAAGCTATAATTTAAAGATCCTTCGAAAAATGGAATTCATACAGAAGTTATCGTACCAACAACATTCAATCGCTGGCAAGTCGCCAAATGAATTAATAGAACTGAAACCTGATGTAACCAATGTCTACCTTAGTTTACTGAaagataatatcaataagaGAGATATACAATGGTATCTTAATTTTGCATACTACGAACTGAAATGTAAGCATGTTCAAACCGTTGATACAGTATTACTAGCACTAGATAAAACTTTCGAGAATATTATGTgtgaaaatgaaacaaataatttattaatttttgtgAACTCCGTATCTTTCAAGTTTCTAACTATGACACTGGAAGAATTCGCAACGCAAAGTGCAGATCCAACCCTACTTTTGAGTattattttaaaatatctCTTAGTCAAcaaatctttattaaatggTTCAAACGGTGACACAACAGCGAATCAGTTACTGGCGATTTTCAGAAAAATCGATTTGATTTACTGCGAAAAAATTGTATATCTTTTCTATCAATATTCTTTGGGTAATTTCAAGACTTCACAAAGCGACCTATTATTGTCTGGTTTTATGAAAGAGAGTGCAAGagatgataaagaaataaaagcTAACAAATTAATCTGTATATCAATCCGGTTGCTGGAATGGGCTGTTTTGAATGACGTTTCCACAACGTTCCAAATTGGCTTAGAAAACTTTGTTTTCGTCATGATGAAAGAAGTCAGTGCATTGGAAAAAGTGGATTGTAACCGACCATTTTTTGATCCTCAGACTAGTAATATTCCacattatttattagaCTTGTTGCTTACTATGAGTAAGCCTCAAAATAGCAATATATATGAGAAAGGAACTTTAAAAATAAGAGAAATTTTACAGAATATTATCATGCATAACCTTTCCAACCTTGACAACGcatcatttgaaaaatcaattcaaACGTTGCTGAATTTGGGAAACCAAAGTCATTACCTGTCAATTCAGTTctataataagaaaaacaattacTTTGATTTATCTATCATCAAATTGATTATCCCCCTAGTATTCGATCAGTTTGTTAATATTGGAGAGGTATTTCCTTCCATACTGGAGGAAAGGCCATATCTGCTTCCAAACTTGCTAACTCTTTTTGATCTCGTTGGACATTACAtgaaaattacaagaatgGACGgtcattttcttttagcATGCCACGAATGTATAATGCAATGTCTAGAAACTATTTTTACAGGGACTAAGCAAAGAATCAGGAATGTATCAAAACCGCCCTTTGTAGCGCTAGGGAAGAaccatttctttttcataATGTATGCTGtattaaagaaacaaatcaATTGGGACACAGAAACCTCAAGTTTATTTTACAGAAGTTTTCTTCTGTACCAACAGCTTCTATTTACTCCGAgcaataatatatttgatgaaaacGAACTCTCTTTTCTCCTTATTTTCCTGGGGTCACAGTTACAACAATCTCCTTCTAACAGCTTGCTTATATCAGTCATCAGAACATTATTGGTTCACCGTCGAAATAGTATCAAAAACATCGCAAAGTTTTTAGACTTAAGTAATGAATCTGCAATTCAGGTTCTGCTGAATAAGTGTATTTCTCTAAATGACAGTGAaatgatatcattattaaagaagGACTCTCTTTCACTTTTTGATCGAGACCAGCAAGAACGCTTATTAGTGTTCATCTTAAAGGAAATAAATAACTGTGAAGAAATAAAGTCCTTAGATGATCAACACCTTTTCAAACAGCTTTACGCTATGAAACAGGGATCTGATGAACTTAATTACAAGGACTCTCTCCAATTATTAGAACTATTCCATAAAGATACTGAACCGTTTACTAACAAAATTCTCAGATTTTATGTGAAATGGGTGTCTAACATTAGCGCCGATATGGAGGAAGATTCCATCGTGAATATAGATAAACTAGGACACATTCATTTCCAGTTAGatcaatttcttaaagTTCAGAATATGTATAGTTCACATTCCGAATGGGTTTTGGACAATGCAGAAGATATCAACAGAAGTAGACGGAGGTTGCTACCTTTGTATTCGCCTGGTGAAAGAGATATAGTCAAAGTAGAGAAGAAGGCCTCTTCAGATCTAAAGAATCAAACTACACGTACATCACGCAGTTTTAGTGATGCTGGTTCATACGATCTATTATTAGATATGGACCTAACTGACCCTGAATTTCAAGATAATATGGATGAAAATCGTAACATCTTAAAATTACTGAATGAGACAGACTCTATAAAGcaaatttggaattgttGTCAAGTTATTGGCTTGGATATCCAAGAAGGTATTTTGATAATGGGCCATTTCTATGTATATTTTGTCAGTGGTTATTATTTCTCCAAATCTAAACAGAAAATCCTGAAGTTAGTAGAAGCGCATGATGTGAATGCAAAGTTAATAAGCAGCTCATCCAATCCGAACCAGGATATTCCGAAAGTACGTGAGGTTCATGTTTGGAATCTTTTCCAAATGACCTTTGTCATTAAGAAACCATTCTTATTGCGGGATGTGGCTATAGAGGttctttttgaaaatagaGTAAGCTGCTTCTTCAGTTTCAATGATTGCGCGTCCAGGAACTCGGTTTATCACGCCTTTGAACGATTACCTAAGAATCATAATATTGATCCTGTGTTTCTTAATGTACTTTCTGTGTTGAAGTCGAATAGTTCAACCATTGGATCAAGAAATGGTATATCAAAACTAAGTCTGACTAAGAAGTTTGTTAATGCCATTGCAAGCAGCTCTGATTTAGTTGATGGACTTCACGTAACAAGAATGTGGCAAAATGGTGAACTTTCCAACTTTTATTacttaaatatattaaatactCTCGCTGGACGAAgttttaatgatttgacTCAATATCCCGTATTCCCATGGGTAATTGCTGATTATACTAGCGAGAACTTAGATTTATCAAATCCTAAGAGCTACAGAGATTTATCAAAACCTATGGGTGCACAAacagaaagaagaaggaatgaatttattgagCGGTACGAAGCTTTGcattcattaaatgatCCTCAATCCCCCCCTTTCCACTATGGAACTCATTATTCATCTGCAATGATTGtctcttctttcttaatTAGATTAAAACCATTTATTGATTCGTTTCTGTTATTACAAGACGGTAAGATTAATCACCCCGATAGACTATTCAATTCCGTTGAGCGGGCCTGGAGCTCATCATCTGCTGAAAACACGACTGATGTAAGGGAACTTATTCCTgagtttttctttcttcctgaattatttataaatatcaataatttcgATTTTGGGAAGGATCATAATAAGTCGAAAGTTAACAATGTCGCCCTACCCCCTTGGGCGAACAATGATCCTAAGGTGTTTATTCGTAAAAATAGGGAAGCGCTAGAGAGTAGTTATGTTTCAGAGAACTTACATAAATGGattgatttaatatttggattCAAACAAAAGGGGGAAAGGGCTATCGAGGCGGTTAATGTGTTTAATAGGTTAAGTTATCCAGGTTCGGTGAACTTGGAGAATATTGATGACGAGAACGAGAGAAGAGCAGTGGTTGGAATAATTCATAATTTTGGTCAAACTCCATTACAACTATTTGAAGAACCTCATCCACCACGTTCATTTACCGATATCCATCATATAGACCAGAAATGCTGGGATGAAGTACCTGATGTAGCCACCAAAATAACAGGAAAAGCATGGGGTGATCCAACAGGGGACAATCATAGTATTCAATATATCAACTACCGAAGAAGTCAGCATACCAAGAAACTATACTGTGACGGATTCCCATTCCTAAATTTCCAATACCTGGATGAGTCGACAAGATTCCATATTAAGCTGGGATcgttattatcattagaaataaatgaagTGATATTCACCAATGTGCATGAGACAGAGATTACATCATTCTTATTTATCAGTACGGAGTTGTTCTCGACAGGTGACTCGAGTGGTCTGATCAAAATCTGGAAGcttgataaattcaaaCAGCTAAAGCATTTAGGAAATTTATATGGACATTTATCAGAAATAAAGGAAATGCATTCATATGATAATCAAAACAGTCTTCTGTCCCTAGATACATCCGGTACGGTAATTCTATGGGACCTTATGGATCATCAACCAATTAGAATACTAACCAAAAATGGGTTACATATCAGTACATCTAATAACCAAGGTATAATCGGAATAGTGGATTTTACTAATAACCTGAAgcttttcaatttaaatGGGCTTTCATATGATATCAAGTTTAAAGCCAATGGGATGATAACGTCTTTGGCGTTTGCAAGCTTTGAATCCCTAGTGACAATGACTCAAAATCATATGTATTGGAAGGAGGAAGCAATCATTCTTCTCGGAATGTCCGCTGGTGAGGTTGAGATATATGAATTAGAATGTTTTGAGTCAGTTTGGAAACTGAAATTCCTAAGACGTCTCCATTCTGGTGAAAAAATACCTATAACTTGTATAAATTCCTACATTTATAAGGAAAACAAAGTATCAGTGCACGTAAGCAAGAAAAGTACAATAAAGTTAAACATTGCAGCTGGAGATTGCAAAGGAAACTTATATACATGGTAA
- the NDAI0A00760 gene encoding 40S ribosomal protein uS11 (similar to Saccharomyces cerevisiae RPS14A (YCR031C) and RPS14B (YJL191W); ancestral locus Anc_1.146), producing MAQDLVQARDASQVFGVARIFASFNDTFVHVTDLSGKETIARVTGGMKVKADRDESSPYAAMLAAQDVAAKCKEVGITAVHVKIRATGGTRTKTPGPGGQAALRALARSGLRIGRIEDVTPVPSDSTRKKGGRRGRRL from the exons atgGCTCAAG ACCTTGTTCAAGCTCGTGACGCTTCCCAAGTTTTCGGTGTTGCTAGAATCTTTGCTTCTTTCAACGATACTTTCGTCCATGTTACCGATTTATCCGGTAAGGAAACCATCGCTAGAGTTACTGGTGGTATGAAGGTCAAGGCTGACAGAGATGAATCTTCTCCATACGCTGCTATGTTGGCTGCCCAAGATGTTGCCGCTAAGTGTAAGGAAGTTGGTATCACTGCCGTCCACGTCAAAATCAGAGCTACTGGTGGTACTAGAACCAAGACTCCAGGTCCAGGTGGTCAAGCTGCTTTAAGAGCATTGGCTAGATCCGGTTTGAGAATTGGTAGAATTGAAGATGTTACTCCAGTTCCATCCGATTCCACCAGAAAGAAGGGTGGTAGAAGAGGTAGAAGATTATGA
- the NDAI0A00770 gene encoding 60S ribosomal protein eL39 (similar to Saccharomyces cerevisiae RPL39 (YJL189W); ancestral locus Anc_1.148): MAAKKAFKIKQKLAKAKKQNRPLPQWIRLRTDNTIRYNAKRRNWRRTKLHI, encoded by the exons ATGGCT GCTAAGAAGGCTTTCAAGATCAAGCAAAAGTTGGCTAAGGCCAAGAAGCAAAACAGACCATTGCCACAATGGATCAGATTAAGAACTGATAACACCATTCGTTACAATGCTAAGAGAAGAAACTGGAGAAGAACCAAGTTACACATCTAA
- the MNN5 gene encoding alpha-1,2-mannosyltransferase MNN5 (similar to Saccharomyces cerevisiae MNN5 (YJL186W); ancestral locus Anc_1.150), which produces MIRLFKTSLFRTLQRKKTITLISCALLCVWLLTHISNVDTSDLTQQFLPLTATAAIRKTPIVERFYIDLFNSINQYRPLNPPSNPDDLRDTEKCKWHGDISVHDFDKFNEYLSYNNLNECYKLSNIQLNNLKRSHSGFVESILSEFSTKDDKLTSGLFPNNEGIVTVGGGKYTVLLMTMIEKLRQSGTTLPLEVIIPPQDEGDDEFCNNVLPNYNGKCIYFKDVLPDQLSDKLVIKGFQLKPLAILLSSFKKALFLDADNLAMKDLDNIFNTQAFKQKRLIVWPDVWRRFTAPAYYKIANIKLDLGKRIRNLNDDVSPPSRYDDNSENSAQYLENVPFHDLKGTIPDPTSESGQMVIDKIEHFHTLILSLYYNLYGPPWYYRMFSQGTSGQGDKETFIAAAHALGKPYYQVHTKMGFKGYNDEKLGFQGVGLLQHDFEQDFKQLQLASKTINENESEYSKFKQDYKATVDFDDSLMKPIDGPIDIMFLHASFFKYEPLDLIREHRYVKEDGSHFRVFSGLERLNYFDLELFNFKILNKFLCTEEMIHFKYYKNVESKPEWSDMCKFLKEHTEYLESTHKEATAQVQH; this is translated from the coding sequence ATGATACGTCTGTTCAAAACTTCATTGTTCCGAACATtgcaaagaaagaagacAATCACACTAATATCATGCGCGCTTTTATGTGTTTGGCTATTAACTCATATATCAAACGTTGATACATCGGATCTGACGCAACAATTCCTACCGTTGACCGCCACCGCTGCAATTAGGAAGACTCCCATAGTGGAAAGATTTTATATTGATCtttttaattcaataaaccAATATCGTCCATTGAACCCTCCTTCAAATCCAGATGATTTGCGTGATACTGAGAAATGTAAATGGCACGGCGATATATCAGTGcatgattttgataaattcaatgaatatttatcgtataataatttgaatgaatgttataaattatcaaatattcaattgaataatttgaaaagatcaCATTCTGGATTCGTTGAGTCTATCCTTTCTGAATTTTCAactaaagatgataaattaacCTCAGGGTTGTTCCCAAATAATGAAGGGATCGTTACAGTCGGTGGTGGGAAATATACCGTCTTATTAATGACTATGATTGAAAAGTTGAGACAATCTGGAACAACTTTACCATTAGAAGTTATAATTCCACCACAGGATGAAGGCGATGATGAATTCTGTAATAATGTGTTACCAAATTATAATGGGAAATGTATTTACTTCAAAGATGTGTTACCTGATCAATTAAGTGATAAATTAGTTATAAAAGGATTCCAACTTAAACCATTAgctatattattatccagTTTCAAGAAGGCTTTATTCCTAGACGCTGATAACCTCGCGATGAAAGAtttagataatattttcaatactCAGGCATTTAAACAGAAAAGATTGATTGTTTGGCCCGATGTATGGAGAAGATTTACTGCACCAGCTTATTATAAAATTGCGAATATTAAATTGGATTTGGGGAAAAGAATACGTAACttgaatgatgatgtttCACCTCCTTCTCGTTATGATGATAATTCAGAGAATTCTGCTCAATATTTGGAGAACGTCCCATTCCATGATTTGAAAGGAACTATACCTGATCCAACTTCTGAATCTGGCCAAATGGTTATTGACAAAATTGAACATTTCCATACTCTAATATTATCACTTTATTATAACCTTTATGGTCCACCTTGGTATTATAGAATGTTCTCTCAAGGAACATCAGGTCAAGGTGATAAAGAAACATTTATTGCAGCTGCTCATGCATTAGGGAAACCATACTACCAAGTCCATACCAAAATGGGTTTTAAGGgatataatgatgaaaaacTTGGATTCCAAGGAGTTGGTCTTTTACAACATGATTTCGAACAAGATtttaaacaattacaaCTCGCAAGCAAAACTATCAATGAGAATGAGAGtgaatattcaaaattcaaaCAAGATTATAAAGCAACCGTCGATTTCGATGACAGTTTAATGAAACCCATTGATGGACCGATCGATATTATGTTTCTGCATGCAAGTTTCTTCAAGTATGAACCATTAGATCTAATTAGAGAACATCGTTATGTGAAAGAAGATGGTTCACACTTTAGGGTTTTTTCAGGTTTGGAGAGGTTAAACTATTTTGATTTAGAATTGTTCAacttcaaaattttgaataagtTCTTATGTACTGAGGAAATGATTCACTTCaaatattacaaaaatgTGGAATCTAAACCAGAGTGGTCAGATATGTGTAAATTCTTAAAAGAGCATACAGAATATTTAGAATCAACTCATAAAGAAGCAACTGCTCAGGTACAGCActaa
- the RIM1 gene encoding Rim1p (similar to Saccharomyces cerevisiae RIM1 (YCR028C-A); ancestral locus Anc_1.153), producing the protein MFLRTQTRLFHATAKKMDFSKMSIVGRIGSEFTEYTSAKDRKYLKYSIASQPRRDGPTNWYNVTVFNEPQMNFLTQYVRKGALVYVEADAANYIFEREDGSKGTTLSLVQKDINLLRNGKPEESVATETEEGSA; encoded by the exons ATGTTCTTACGTACACAAACACGTCTTTTCCATGCTACAGCCAAGAAGATGGATTTCTCCAAGATGTCCATCGTTGGACGTATCGGTAGTGAATTTACAGAATATACAAGTGCCAAAGATCgcaaatatttgaaatatagTATTGCTTCCCAACCAAGAAGAGATGGACCAACTAATTGGTATAATGTCACTGTTTTTAATGAACCACAAATGAATTTCTTGACTCAATATGTGAGAAAGGG TGCTTTGGTTTATGTTGAAGCTGATGCAgcaaattatatttttgaaagagaaGATGGTTCCAAAGGTACCACTTTAAGTTTAGTTCAAAAGGATATCAACTTATTGAGAAACGGTAAGCCAGAAGAATCCGTAGCAACTGAAACTGAAGAAGGATCCGCTTGA